One Candidatus Wallbacteria bacterium DNA segment encodes these proteins:
- a CDS encoding N-6 DNA methylase → MKNIGSIIKSLQNIMRKDSGVSGDAQRIEQLGWMISLKILDDKDQELELLNVKYKSPIPKHLQWRSWAANDEGLTGDKLKNFVDGTLIPDLKNLEVSPGNKRALIIREIFEGTNNYMKNGTIIRQVINELNKIDFNSSEDRHVFGDIYETILRDLQSAGNYGEFYTPRALTEFITEMVNPRLGEKILDPSCGTGGFLTSAIENIRRQDVKGVEDLKKLEANIHGMELKPLPFMLCVTNLILHDIEVPNVDYTDSLNREYTSIRQKDQVDVILANPPFGASVTDGVETNFPLNYRTTESADLFLLLMVRFLNEDGRAGIVLPDGSLTGDGVKQRIRQFFLENCNLHTIVRLPNSVFQPYASVATNLLFFEKGKKTEEIWYWEHKLPESVKAYNKTKPIRVEEFDSLKKWWNSRRENEQAWKVAIKQIEETGFNLDIKNPHVIKSEHTLSSSELLSLLHDSFCKSEVLLNKLSKEISGD, encoded by the coding sequence ATGAAAAACATTGGAAGCATTATCAAATCGCTCCAGAACATAATGAGAAAAGATTCCGGCGTATCCGGAGATGCCCAGCGCATCGAGCAACTGGGCTGGATGATCAGCCTGAAAATCCTTGACGACAAGGATCAGGAGCTGGAACTTCTTAATGTTAAATATAAATCTCCGATACCCAAACATCTTCAATGGAGAAGCTGGGCAGCCAATGATGAAGGACTGACAGGCGATAAGCTCAAGAATTTCGTTGACGGCACTTTAATTCCTGATCTGAAAAATCTGGAGGTCAGCCCAGGCAACAAGCGTGCTCTCATAATCCGGGAGATTTTTGAAGGCACAAATAACTACATGAAGAACGGAACAATCATCCGCCAGGTGATTAATGAACTGAACAAGATCGATTTTAACAGCTCTGAAGACAGGCATGTTTTCGGAGATATTTATGAGACAATACTGCGTGATCTGCAAAGTGCCGGTAATTATGGAGAATTCTACACACCAAGGGCACTGACTGAGTTCATAACAGAAATGGTCAATCCAAGGCTTGGGGAGAAGATACTTGACCCATCCTGCGGCACAGGTGGATTTTTAACCAGCGCAATTGAAAATATCAGAAGACAAGATGTGAAGGGTGTAGAAGACCTGAAAAAACTGGAAGCTAATATTCATGGCATGGAGCTGAAACCATTGCCTTTCATGCTGTGCGTCACTAATCTCATCCTTCATGATATCGAAGTCCCGAATGTGGATTACACTGACAGTTTGAACAGAGAATACACTTCTATAAGGCAAAAAGACCAAGTGGATGTGATACTGGCAAATCCACCTTTTGGCGCTTCTGTAACCGATGGAGTGGAAACAAACTTTCCTCTAAATTACAGGACAACAGAAAGCGCTGATTTATTCCTTTTGCTGATGGTTCGATTTTTAAATGAAGACGGCCGGGCTGGAATAGTTTTACCGGATGGGTCTTTAACAGGTGATGGTGTTAAACAGCGAATTCGTCAGTTTTTCCTGGAAAACTGCAACCTTCATACCATTGTCAGGTTACCAAACTCAGTTTTTCAACCCTATGCAAGTGTTGCCACAAATCTTCTCTTCTTTGAAAAAGGAAAGAAAACTGAAGAAATCTGGTACTGGGAACACAAGCTGCCAGAAAGTGTAAAGGCATACAATAAAACGAAACCTATTCGTGTAGAAGAGTTTGACAGCCTCAAAAAATGGTGGAACAGCAGAAGGGAAAATGAGCAGGCGTGGAAGGTTGCCATCAAGCAGATTGAGGAAACCGGATTTAATTTGGATATCAAAAACCCTCATGTTATTAAGTCTGAACATACTCTTTCGAGTAGTGAATTACTATCACTGCTTCATGACTCTTTTTGTAAAAGTGAAGTCCTCTTGAACAAGCTGAGCAAGGAGATTTCAGGTGATTGA
- a CDS encoding DEAD/DEAH box helicase family protein, producing MMNKKDLSERDICTKFILPALVMAGWDVQKHIRENVYFTDGRILLKGNKTARGERKFADFILYMKPNIPIAVIEAKDNNHSLGAGMQQALDYASILDVPVAFSSNGDGFVMHDKSGHFGTVERNLLLSEFPRLSELMTCYKKYKKIDTPDQERIATFDYFFDSTGKKPRYYQQIAINRTVEAIACGQNRILLVMATGTGKTLVAFQIIHRLWKSGQKKRILFLADRKILIGQAKRNDFRHFKEKMTVIKQRTIDKAYEIYLALYQGLSGNDEDKDVYKEFSRDFFDLVVVDECHRGSAKEDSAWRDILKYFNKATQIGLTATPKETEDVSNIEYFGDPIYTYSLKQGIEDGFLAPYKVLRIGLNTDLEGYRPETGKTDIDGNLIEDRIYNTLDYDKNLVIDERTQIVARIITEFLSKTGKYDKTIVFCVDIEHAERMRQALVNENPDLVQASHKYVMRITGDDEIGKREVDNFINPEERYPVIVTTSKLMTTGVDAQTCKLIVLDSNIRSMTEFKQIIGRGTRINEEYGKMFFTIMDFRNVTDLFADPDFDGEPVMVKQINGDDEIPDDDEDDDGSGKNPEPRFPPIISDPDPPPIPGIVPGGEIISEPARKVYINGVDVTVLSERRQFPGPDGKLIIESLKDYTKKGILREYRSLDSFLTRWNSSQRKSAVIDELENHGVSLENLAAEVDADLDVFDLICHIAWDMPPLTRRERVDKVKKRNYFAKYGEKVRKVLEALLDKYADGGVMNLEDLDILRVEPFNGFGTPLEIVQSFGGRENYMKALEELEHLLYEVA from the coding sequence ATGATGAATAAAAAAGACCTTTCAGAACGTGATATTTGCACTAAATTCATATTACCAGCGCTTGTCATGGCGGGCTGGGATGTTCAGAAACATATCAGGGAAAATGTTTATTTTACAGACGGGCGTATTTTATTAAAAGGTAACAAGACAGCCAGAGGCGAACGGAAATTCGCTGATTTTATCCTGTACATGAAACCCAACATCCCGATTGCAGTAATCGAGGCAAAGGATAACAATCATTCTTTAGGTGCAGGAATGCAGCAGGCATTGGATTATGCCTCAATTCTTGACGTACCTGTGGCATTCAGTTCAAATGGTGACGGCTTTGTAATGCATGATAAATCCGGACACTTTGGCACTGTCGAACGTAATCTTTTACTTAGTGAATTCCCACGGCTATCCGAACTTATGACTTGCTATAAAAAATACAAAAAAATCGATACTCCGGATCAGGAAAGAATAGCTACCTTTGATTATTTTTTTGATAGCACAGGAAAGAAACCTCGCTATTACCAGCAAATCGCGATTAACAGGACTGTAGAAGCAATTGCATGCGGACAAAACCGGATCTTGCTGGTCATGGCTACTGGAACCGGGAAAACCTTAGTAGCATTTCAAATTATTCATCGGCTTTGGAAAAGCGGGCAGAAAAAACGGATCCTGTTTCTGGCTGATCGTAAAATCCTGATCGGTCAAGCAAAGCGTAATGATTTCAGGCATTTTAAAGAAAAAATGACTGTGATAAAGCAAAGAACCATTGATAAAGCTTACGAGATCTATCTTGCTCTTTATCAGGGCTTATCAGGTAATGATGAAGATAAAGATGTTTATAAAGAATTCAGCCGTGATTTTTTTGATCTGGTTGTAGTTGATGAATGTCATAGGGGCAGTGCAAAAGAGGACAGCGCCTGGAGAGACATACTCAAGTATTTCAATAAAGCAACTCAGATTGGTCTCACTGCAACGCCCAAGGAAACAGAGGATGTTTCAAACATCGAATACTTTGGAGATCCAATCTATACATACTCTCTGAAGCAGGGCATTGAAGACGGGTTCCTGGCCCCTTACAAAGTTCTCCGAATAGGTTTGAACACTGATCTGGAAGGCTACAGACCTGAAACCGGCAAAACGGATATAGACGGTAATCTCATAGAAGATCGCATTTACAATACCCTGGATTATGATAAAAACCTGGTAATTGATGAGCGGACCCAGATTGTTGCCAGAATAATAACTGAATTTCTTTCTAAAACCGGGAAGTATGACAAAACCATTGTTTTCTGCGTTGATATTGAACATGCTGAGCGGATGAGGCAGGCCCTGGTCAATGAAAATCCTGATCTGGTCCAAGCCAGCCACAAGTATGTGATGAGGATAACCGGTGATGACGAAATCGGAAAAAGGGAAGTGGATAATTTTATCAACCCTGAAGAAAGATATCCGGTAATTGTCACTACTTCCAAATTGATGACAACAGGGGTGGATGCCCAGACCTGCAAGCTGATCGTGCTGGATTCAAACATCAGATCAATGACTGAATTCAAACAGATCATAGGTAGAGGCACGCGGATCAATGAAGAATACGGAAAAATGTTTTTTACAATCATGGATTTCCGGAATGTGACTGATCTGTTTGCTGATCCTGATTTCGACGGTGAGCCAGTAATGGTCAAGCAGATCAATGGAGATGATGAAATCCCAGATGATGATGAAGACGATGATGGTTCTGGCAAGAACCCTGAGCCAAGATTTCCACCAATAATTTCAGATCCTGATCCGCCTCCAATTCCTGGTATTGTTCCGGGCGGCGAAATAATCTCAGAGCCCGCAAGAAAAGTTTACATCAATGGTGTTGATGTCACTGTATTGAGCGAACGCAGGCAATTTCCAGGCCCTGATGGAAAATTGATCATTGAGAGTCTCAAGGATTACACAAAGAAGGGCATTCTCAGAGAATACAGATCGCTTGATTCCTTTCTGACCCGCTGGAACAGTTCGCAGAGAAAGTCAGCAGTGATTGATGAATTGGAAAATCATGGTGTAAGTCTTGAAAACTTGGCAGCAGAAGTGGACGCAGATCTTGATGTATTCGATCTTATCTGCCACATTGCCTGGGATATGCCTCCACTCACAAGGCGTGAGCGGGTTGATAAAGTGAAAAAGAGAAACTATTTTGCCAAGTATGGCGAGAAAGTACGGAAAGTTCTGGAAGCCCTGTTGGATAAGTACGCTGATGGTGGGGTCATGAATCTTGAAGACCTAGACATACTCAGGGTTGAGCCTTTTAATGGGTTCGGAACACCGCTTGAGATTGTGCAGAGTTTTGGCGGCCGGGAAAACTACATGAAAGCGCTTGAAGAGCTTGAACACTTGCTTTACGAAGTGGCCTAA
- the coaD gene encoding pantetheine-phosphate adenylyltransferase, whose protein sequence is MKAIYPGSFDPVTTGHLDIISRSASLFQPLIVAVLENSTKETLFTPGERILLLREATKGIPGVEVESFNGLLIDYMKKKKSRIAIRGMRALSDFDYEYQMALTNKGLYHKMETVFLITKGEYAFISSSLVKELARLGGDVSRVAPACVIKALAKKYK, encoded by the coding sequence ATGAAAGCAATCTATCCCGGCAGTTTTGACCCTGTCACGACCGGGCATCTTGACATCATCAGCCGCAGTGCCAGCCTGTTCCAGCCTCTGATTGTGGCTGTGCTTGAAAATTCCACGAAAGAGACTCTTTTCACTCCAGGGGAGCGGATTTTGCTGCTGCGGGAAGCCACAAAAGGGATCCCTGGTGTCGAAGTAGAGAGTTTCAATGGGCTGCTCATCGATTACATGAAGAAGAAGAAATCCAGAATCGCCATCCGCGGCATGCGGGCTTTGTCCGATTTTGATTATGAATATCAGATGGCTCTCACCAACAAGGGGCTGTATCATAAGATGGAGACTGTTTTCCTGATCACAAAAGGCGAATATGCCTTCATCAGTTCCAGCCTGGTCAAGGAACTGGCGCGCCTTGGCGGAGACGTAAGCCGGGTGGCTCCGGCATGCGTGATCAAAGCGCTGGCAAAGAAGTATAAGTAA
- a CDS encoding RsmD family RNA methyltransferase — translation MKIVWGKYKGKVLKLSNPQGVRPLTGQVKMGIFNVLFNFMRFQDKVVADVFCGSGSFGIEALSLGAAKVSFIDLNPGNFRNNCDFLAGGYEVFQGEALPVMKRLADELYDLIFLDPPFKFKINSEYFSESIRILKDQGILAVRFCRGNQLEAGEGLTMFQEKKYGDSIVRFYRKGI, via the coding sequence ATGAAAATCGTCTGGGGCAAGTATAAGGGAAAAGTTTTAAAGCTCAGCAATCCCCAAGGTGTCAGGCCGCTCACCGGCCAGGTCAAGATGGGGATTTTCAACGTGTTGTTCAATTTCATGAGATTCCAGGACAAGGTGGTGGCCGATGTCTTCTGCGGATCAGGCAGTTTCGGGATCGAAGCCCTGTCCCTGGGTGCTGCCAAGGTCAGTTTCATCGACCTGAATCCCGGGAATTTTCGGAACAATTGCGATTTTCTGGCTGGAGGGTACGAAGTTTTCCAGGGTGAGGCTCTTCCAGTGATGAAAAGGCTTGCTGATGAACTGTATGACCTGATTTTCCTGGATCCGCCGTTTAAATTCAAAATCAATTCGGAATATTTCAGCGAGTCGATCAGAATCCTCAAGGATCAGGGGATCCTGGCAGTCAGATTCTGCAGGGGAAACCAGCTGGAAGCCGGCGAGGGACTGACCATGTTTCAGGAAAAAAAGTATGGTGATTCAATAGTGAGATTCTATAGGAAAGGCATATGA
- the rpmB gene encoding 50S ribosomal protein L28 — translation MGKMCEVCGKIPWMGFQVSHSHIRTKKRWYPNLQKVRARIGGGTKKMMVCTRCLKAGKVERAISKPAGEKVAAAV, via the coding sequence ATGGGCAAAATGTGCGAAGTCTGCGGGAAAATCCCCTGGATGGGTTTTCAGGTTTCCCATTCCCATATCAGAACCAAGAAGCGATGGTACCCTAATCTGCAGAAAGTCAGAGCCAGGATCGGCGGCGGGACTAAAAAAATGATGGTCTGCACCAGATGCCTCAAGGCCGGGAAAGTGGAAAGAGCTATCTCTAAACCAGCCGGCGAGAAAGTGGCAGCTGCGGTCTAA
- a CDS encoding tetratricopeptide repeat protein, with product MEFLKQIPIFHNLEEESLKKINDLIETKNFQKGKVLFYQGDPGDIFYIIKKGTVSVMKKIENEQQKVAELAEGDFFGEMALIEGEPRNATIICETECQLLAITKEKFDTLLKVNLSISLKIMKVMSQRFKERAAKTTTAGDQAPKEGKIVAVCSPRGGCGRSTIIANLATAIAKRGHSTVIVDYDLQFGDQALMFNLMHSNTIVDLIQNEKGFSAATVEKYLEKTGTDNLKILPAPHIPEEAELIPRQAAYEILANLKGKYQYVVVDTASYFSDVTLCAFDLADVLLLIADVDLIGIKNSRAALKLLENLNYATDKIKLMINKSGKNKAITTENITNSFGKPVYSELPYSSEACIASLNRGQPLFQLDPENGFSKVIDELAAKVCGEKKSEPGFMEKIMDSVKNVYGSANKWKKVKEMEPKYAGAYYNLGLAYKAKGMIDEAIQEYKDAIKLNPNYADCHYYLGQAYMEKGLFTEAADSFQSALKINQKYKEAKNLLGLAYLKGEQLDKAKIVLSELIAEFPHFADSMNYLGKTYFLLKDFKQATEMLEKAISINPKYLEARYNLANVYEASKDLKKAIEEYQRIVNEGTADSPYFMLAKERISVLYA from the coding sequence ATGGAATTTCTGAAGCAGATCCCGATCTTCCACAACCTCGAAGAGGAGTCGCTGAAGAAAATCAATGATTTGATTGAGACTAAAAACTTTCAGAAAGGCAAAGTCCTGTTTTATCAGGGCGACCCGGGCGACATCTTCTACATCATAAAAAAAGGCACCGTCAGTGTGATGAAGAAGATCGAGAATGAACAGCAGAAGGTCGCTGAACTGGCTGAAGGCGATTTTTTTGGAGAAATGGCTTTGATCGAGGGAGAGCCAAGAAACGCAACCATCATCTGTGAGACCGAATGCCAGCTCCTTGCGATCACCAAAGAAAAATTCGACACTCTGCTGAAAGTGAATCTCTCCATCAGCCTCAAGATCATGAAAGTCATGTCTCAGAGATTCAAGGAGAGAGCTGCCAAAACGACAACCGCAGGAGATCAGGCTCCCAAAGAAGGCAAGATTGTTGCTGTCTGTTCGCCACGAGGCGGATGTGGCCGGAGCACGATCATTGCCAACCTGGCAACCGCCATTGCCAAGCGAGGACATTCCACTGTGATCGTGGATTATGACCTGCAGTTCGGGGACCAGGCCCTGATGTTCAACCTGATGCACAGCAACACCATAGTAGATCTGATCCAGAACGAAAAGGGGTTTTCCGCTGCTACGGTGGAAAAATATCTGGAAAAGACCGGGACCGACAATCTGAAAATTCTGCCTGCCCCGCACATTCCTGAGGAGGCGGAACTGATACCGCGTCAGGCTGCATATGAAATTTTAGCCAATCTGAAAGGTAAGTATCAATATGTGGTAGTTGATACTGCCTCGTATTTCTCGGATGTCACTCTCTGCGCTTTTGACCTGGCTGACGTACTGCTTCTGATCGCAGATGTGGACCTGATCGGGATCAAGAATTCCCGCGCTGCCCTGAAACTCCTGGAAAATCTCAACTATGCTACAGACAAGATCAAGCTGATGATTAATAAAAGCGGAAAAAACAAGGCTATTACCACTGAAAACATTACCAACTCCTTCGGAAAACCTGTTTACAGCGAACTTCCATACTCTTCTGAAGCCTGTATCGCATCCCTGAACCGGGGTCAGCCTCTCTTTCAGCTTGATCCGGAAAACGGCTTCAGCAAGGTAATCGACGAACTAGCCGCAAAGGTCTGCGGGGAGAAGAAATCAGAGCCGGGTTTCATGGAAAAAATCATGGACAGCGTAAAGAATGTCTATGGCTCTGCCAACAAGTGGAAGAAAGTCAAGGAAATGGAGCCCAAGTATGCCGGAGCTTACTACAATCTCGGCCTGGCGTATAAGGCCAAGGGCATGATCGACGAAGCCATCCAGGAATACAAGGACGCGATCAAACTGAATCCGAATTATGCTGACTGCCATTATTATCTGGGGCAGGCCTATATGGAAAAGGGATTGTTCACTGAAGCAGCCGACAGTTTCCAGTCTGCCCTGAAGATCAACCAGAAGTACAAGGAAGCCAAGAATCTGTTGGGACTCGCCTACCTGAAAGGCGAGCAGCTCGACAAAGCCAAGATCGTGCTGTCTGAATTGATCGCCGAATTTCCACATTTTGCCGACAGCATGAATTACCTGGGCAAAACGTATTTCCTGCTCAAAGATTTCAAGCAAGCTACTGAAATGCTTGAAAAAGCCATTTCCATCAATCCCAAATACCTGGAAGCCCGCTACAATCTGGCTAATGTCTATGAAGCTTCGAAGGATCTCAAAAAGGCGATCGAAGAGTACCAGCGGATAGTGAACGAAGGCACTGCTGACAGCCCGTATTTCATGCTCGCCAAGGAGAGGATCTCCGTTCTTTACGCCTGA
- a CDS encoding anti-sigma factor antagonist (This anti-anti-sigma factor, or anti-sigma factor antagonist, belongs to a family that includes characterized members SpoIIAA, RsbV, RsfA, and RsfB.): MMMETNEQELNRISYNIRTQEGITIFELIGELDMYTLPRAQEIIDMLVEQERFNILMDLAKLEYIDSSGIGFFTATLKLLRDHNGDLKIVKLHPYIKRLFDLIHLDFFISIYESYEEATSDFKDNISRAIMKWKKVVEIKPNYADAYYHLGLAYVNKSMFEEARDEFQRALDINPNYADAHKRLGDVLKQLGKVKEAGEKYKAALKINPKYSDALIALGLLYNDDSMLDDAICHYRKALDVHPNYADVLNKLGAALKGKKDYNEAVKSFKSALKINPGFIDALRNLAHAYEEMEEPENAIKELTTLVKFLNNDEDKDKVRAEIRKLKKDLK, from the coding sequence ATGATGATGGAAACCAATGAACAGGAATTAAACCGGATTTCTTACAACATCAGGACTCAGGAAGGGATCACAATTTTCGAACTCATCGGTGAGCTCGATATGTACACGCTCCCCCGGGCCCAGGAAATCATTGACATGCTGGTGGAGCAGGAGCGGTTTAACATCCTGATGGACCTGGCTAAACTTGAGTACATCGACAGTTCCGGAATCGGCTTTTTCACTGCAACTCTGAAGCTTTTGAGGGATCACAACGGCGATCTGAAGATTGTCAAGCTTCATCCTTACATCAAGCGCTTGTTCGACTTGATCCACCTGGATTTCTTCATCAGCATTTACGAGAGCTACGAGGAAGCAACGAGCGACTTCAAGGACAACATTTCCAGGGCAATCATGAAATGGAAGAAAGTCGTGGAAATCAAGCCTAATTATGCCGATGCTTACTACCATCTGGGGCTTGCCTATGTAAATAAAAGCATGTTCGAGGAAGCAAGAGATGAATTCCAGCGCGCTCTGGACATCAATCCTAATTACGCCGATGCCCATAAGCGGCTTGGCGATGTCCTGAAACAACTCGGCAAAGTTAAAGAAGCTGGTGAAAAATACAAGGCCGCCCTGAAGATCAATCCCAAGTATTCGGACGCCTTGATCGCCCTGGGTCTGCTGTATAACGATGATTCCATGCTCGATGATGCCATCTGCCATTACCGCAAGGCACTTGATGTGCATCCGAACTATGCCGACGTTTTAAACAAGCTGGGAGCAGCACTGAAGGGGAAGAAAGACTATAATGAGGCTGTGAAGAGCTTCAAGTCTGCACTGAAAATCAATCCCGGATTCATTGACGCCCTGAGAAATCTGGCACATGCCTACGAGGAAATGGAAGAACCGGAAAACGCCATCAAGGAGCTTACTACTCTTGTCAAATTCTTGAATAACGATGAGGATAAAGACAAAGTAAGGGCTGAGATCAGAAAATTAAAGAAGGATCTTAAATAA
- the pnp gene encoding polyribonucleotide nucleotidyltransferase: MPIESVELEIGGKKLVIETGRVAKQADGACVLRYGDTVLLATVCAMEKPGFSDFFPLTIEFRERDYATGKIPGGFFKREGRPADEAVLAARMIDRPIRPLFPDDYREEVQVIVSPLAMDKENSPQALGIVASSTALAISDIPFENPVGAVRMGKIGDRFIVNISDSELVQSEIDLIVAGTKDAICMVEAGAKEASEATMLEAIRIAHEEIRKIIAIQDELKKKCGKPVKKYKKVPTDKALSDEIAKANRSRIREAVKIFDKKQRSQALAVIDQEITASYESKYQEQERAEKIYVIKNTVEEVIKQEVRSLIVLENFRADGRKTTEIRPIECLISVLPRVHGSSLFTRGQTQSLGIVTLGTAKDAQMIDSMGQDSYKRFMLHYNFPPFSVGEVKQLRGPGRREIGHGALAERAILPLIPSDEEFPYTTRVVSEILESNGSSSMATVCSTSLALMEAGVPIKKAVAGVAMGLVKEGEKFTVLTDIQGLEDHYGDMDFKVAGTKDGITALQMDIKIKGLSFEIMQQALVQAKDARLFILGKMNQCIAEPKKELSPHAPRITAFFIDIEKIKDVIGPGGKMIKKIIADTGVEIDIEDDGSVRIYSVSAEGSDKAKKMIDDITADVEIGKIYDGRVTRLMNFGAFVEILPGKEGLVHISKLAKERVNKVEDVVNVGDMIQVKVIEIDSQNRVNLSRKDCL; this comes from the coding sequence ATGCCAATTGAATCAGTAGAGCTAGAAATTGGTGGAAAAAAGCTGGTCATTGAAACCGGGAGAGTAGCAAAACAGGCTGACGGAGCATGCGTTCTCAGATATGGTGATACCGTGTTGCTGGCAACCGTCTGTGCGATGGAAAAACCGGGTTTCAGCGATTTTTTTCCGCTGACCATAGAATTTCGCGAGCGCGATTATGCTACAGGAAAGATCCCGGGTGGATTCTTCAAGAGGGAAGGCCGCCCTGCGGACGAGGCCGTGCTGGCCGCCAGAATGATCGACAGACCAATCCGGCCGCTGTTCCCTGATGATTACCGTGAAGAAGTGCAGGTGATTGTCTCTCCACTTGCCATGGACAAGGAAAACTCGCCACAGGCATTAGGGATTGTTGCATCTTCAACCGCCCTTGCCATCTCAGACATTCCTTTTGAAAATCCTGTCGGTGCCGTTCGGATGGGTAAAATCGGAGACCGTTTCATCGTCAACATTTCTGATTCGGAACTCGTCCAGAGCGAGATTGACCTGATCGTGGCAGGAACAAAAGATGCAATCTGCATGGTGGAAGCCGGGGCAAAGGAAGCTTCTGAAGCAACGATGCTCGAAGCAATCCGGATTGCCCATGAAGAGATCAGGAAAATTATCGCGATTCAGGACGAGCTGAAGAAAAAATGCGGAAAACCGGTCAAAAAATACAAAAAAGTTCCTACGGATAAGGCATTGTCGGATGAGATCGCGAAGGCCAATCGTTCCCGCATCAGAGAAGCGGTCAAGATCTTTGATAAGAAGCAGCGGTCCCAGGCTTTAGCGGTTATTGACCAGGAAATTACCGCCTCATATGAAAGCAAGTATCAGGAGCAGGAACGGGCTGAAAAAATTTACGTCATAAAAAATACTGTCGAAGAAGTGATCAAGCAGGAAGTCCGTTCACTGATTGTACTGGAAAACTTCCGTGCCGACGGCCGCAAAACTACTGAAATCAGGCCGATCGAATGTCTGATCAGTGTCCTGCCCCGCGTGCATGGTTCATCTCTCTTTACCAGGGGCCAGACCCAGTCACTTGGAATCGTGACACTTGGAACCGCCAAAGATGCCCAGATGATCGACTCCATGGGCCAGGACTCATATAAGCGTTTCATGCTGCATTATAACTTTCCTCCCTTTTCGGTTGGAGAAGTCAAACAGCTGAGAGGCCCGGGCAGAAGAGAAATCGGACATGGCGCACTGGCCGAGCGGGCGATTTTACCGCTGATCCCTTCTGATGAAGAGTTTCCTTATACTACCAGGGTAGTTTCCGAAATCCTGGAGTCAAACGGATCATCTTCGATGGCGACGGTCTGCTCCACATCTCTTGCACTCATGGAAGCCGGCGTGCCCATCAAGAAAGCTGTTGCCGGCGTGGCAATGGGACTGGTCAAAGAAGGTGAGAAATTCACGGTTCTCACCGACATTCAGGGCCTGGAAGATCATTACGGAGACATGGATTTCAAGGTGGCAGGCACCAAAGACGGAATTACTGCCCTTCAGATGGACATCAAGATCAAAGGATTGTCATTTGAAATTATGCAGCAGGCATTGGTTCAAGCCAAAGATGCCAGACTGTTCATTCTGGGAAAGATGAATCAATGCATCGCAGAACCCAAAAAAGAGCTCTCTCCTCACGCTCCACGGATTACAGCCTTCTTCATTGACATCGAAAAGATCAAGGATGTGATCGGGCCGGGCGGTAAAATGATCAAGAAGATCATTGCCGACACTGGTGTGGAAATCGACATTGAAGACGACGGTTCAGTACGTATTTATTCTGTATCCGCAGAAGGATCGGACAAGGCCAAGAAAATGATCGACGACATCACTGCTGATGTCGAAATAGGCAAGATCTATGACGGCCGCGTCACCAGGCTCATGAATTTCGGTGCCTTCGTGGAAATACTGCCGGGAAAAGAAGGCCTGGTCCACATCTCCAAGCTGGCCAAGGAACGTGTAAATAAAGTGGAAGATGTTGTCAACGTGGGAGACATGATCCAGGTGAAGGTGATCGAAATCGATTCCCAGAACAGGGTCAACTTGAGCCGGAAGGATTGTCTTTAA
- the rpsO gene encoding 30S ribosomal protein S15, whose translation MSITKEKKTEVIKAYAQHERDTGSAEVQIAVLTERIRSLNDHFKAHSKDHHSRQGLLKMVGRRHRLLNYLKNSDLEKYRTLIQKLNIRG comes from the coding sequence GTGAGCATCACCAAGGAAAAGAAAACCGAAGTCATCAAGGCTTATGCCCAACATGAGCGGGACACAGGCTCTGCCGAAGTGCAGATTGCGGTTCTCACTGAGAGGATCAGATCACTCAACGACCATTTCAAAGCTCATTCCAAAGATCACCATTCCAGACAGGGACTGCTGAAAATGGTTGGACGCAGGCACAGATTACTAAATTACCTGAAAAACAGCGACCTGGAAAAGTACCGCACTTTGATCCAGAAACTGAATATCAGAGGTTGA